Below is a genomic region from candidate division SR1 bacterium Aalborg_AAW-1.
TTTATAAAATATATATATAAATGTGACTTAACTTTCTTGTAGTGGGCTATTTAACATATCAAAAAATGATTTGGCAATGAGATAATCTTGTACAATATCTGAAAAAAACGAATCTGAAAGTACTTCTGCATCAGTGTAGGAACGGTAGATAAGAAATTGTTTTTTCTTGACTAGTTCTGGATAAGGAGTTTCGCTGTCTCGTCATCTCGGGAGATTAGTGAGAGAATTCCCTGAGACACGTCAGAAACGTTGTTTGAATTCTTTACTCTCGATAATCTTGTAGTACTGACTTCCATGTTCTGTCAGGTAAGTTCTTATTTTGTTTAATTCTGTATTGTCCGCTCGGTAAATTCCTCATGCAAACATGGAATTTCCTGGCTGAAGATGAATGTAAGGAGCGGCTTTGGTTGTCTTTTTTCATTCGGGATGGATGAGAGCTCAGAAGTTATTTTTGTAGATAGGGTCTCAAGTTTTTAATCTACGAGCATCACGATAGATACGAAACAGACACTTCTTGACATCAAGTTCAGCGAACGATGGATCAGAGTTGGTAAACTCTTTGGCTAGTGCTTTGATAAAACCTTGTCGATCATGCATAATATCATCATAGAGAGGTCTAATACTAGCAAAATACTTTCTTGAGTTGTGTTCTTGGATAGTATTGAGGAATTCGAAGAGAGCTGGATGGATAGTTATATTAGGCATTTAATCTTTAGAAGATTTAAATAATTTAATTGTTTAAACATTATAAATTATAGATTAGTATTTGCAATATTTACTTACCAAAAAACTCACATTGCTGTAAGTCTAATGGTTTTGGAAGTATAGGTACTATTAATTATTACTTATCAGCATCGATCACTTCACCATCGACAGAAGATTCATCTTCTACCATATCAGCAGGCGAAGCGTCAGAAGCATTGTTTGCTGCTTGGTATTTACCAGCCATGTCTTGCATCTCTTTTTCGATTTTATCAATCATTGCTTCTACTTCTTCTTTCGTAGCATCAGCATTGTCTTTGATTCTTTTACCTTCACTGATAAGAGTTTTTATATTTTCTTGATCAGATTCAGGAATTTTATCTTTATTTTCTTCAAGCATACGTTCGAGTTGGTAAATGGTAGATTCAAGTCTATTGTTGGCTTCTACCATTTCTCTCTTTTTCTTATCTTCTTCTGCAAATCTTTCAGCATCAGCTTTTGCGCTAGCAATTTCTTCATCAGAGATTCCAGTAGCTCATTGGATAGTTACTTTCTGTTCTTGTCCAGTAGAGAGCTCTTTTGCTGATACATTGAGGATACCATTTGCATCGATGTCGAACGTTACTTCGATTTGGGCTTCACCTCTTCTCTTAGCTGGAAGATCGATATTAAACATTCCAAGAGATTTATTATCTTTTGCAAATTGTCTTTCACCTTGTGTTACATGAACGGTTGCTGAGGGTTGGTTATCAACAGCATTGGTAAAGATATTAGATTTTTTTGCTGGAATAGTAGTATTACGAGGAATCATCACGTGAGCAAGACCTCCTTCTACTTCTGTAGCAAGAGAAAGAGGAGTCACATCAAGAAGAAGAATGTCTTGTACATCTCCTTGGATAATACCTCCTTGAATAGCAGCTCCTAGTGCAACTGCTTCATCAGGATTAACAGTAGATTTTGGTTCTTTATTGAAGATATCTTTCACGATAGTGATGACTTGTGGCATACGAGTAGAACCTCCTACAAGCACAACATCATTTACGTCAGACTTCGACAATCCTGAATCGCTGAGGGCAGCCTCTACAGGTTTTTTTGTTTTTTCAAACAGATCCTTACAGAGTTCTTCGAATTTTGCTTTCGTAAGTGTCACATCAAGATTACGAGGTTTTCCGTCGACCGACATCGTGATAAATGGGATCGTGATATCAACTCTCTCCGTGACAGAAAGTTGTTTTTTTGCGCTTTCTGCCTCATCTTTGATACGTTGCATTGCCATAGCATTGTCGCTCAAATCGATACCTTCTTTAGCTTTAAACTCAGCAAGGATAAAGTCGATAATTCTTTCGTCCCAAACAGCACCTCCGAGGTGAGTATCTCCAGAAGTTGAGAGTACTTGATAGGTACCTTCACTTCCTATTTCCATCATCGTTACGTCGAATGTTCCACCTCCAAGATCAAAGACACAGATCTTTTCATCTTTATTTTTTCCTTCTCCGTAATTAAGTGCAGCAGCAGTAGGTTCATTGATTATTCTTTCAACCTTGAGTCCTGCGATTTCTCCTGCAGCTTTCGTAGCATTTCTTTGGCTATCGTTGAAGTAAGCAGGAACAGTAATTACAGCAGAGTTGATTGTTGTACCAAGGAATTTTTCTGCATCTTCTTTGAGTTTTTTAAGGACAAATGATGAGATCTGTTCTGGTTTGTATTCTTTGTCGTCAATGACGATAAGAACTCCTCCATCTTTCCCTTTTTTAGTTTTGTAGGGCATTCTTTCTGCTTCTGTTTTTACTTCATCGTACTTCATTCCGATAAATCTTTTCACTTCATAAACGACATTTTGTGGTTCGAGAACTGCTTTTCTTTTTGCTAATTCTCCCACAAGAAGTTCATCTCCTTTAATATAAACAATAGAAGGAGTAGTTCTGAGTCCTTCTGCGTTTGCAATAATCTCTGACTTACCATTGACGAGGTGAGCGACAGCAGAGTTTGTCGTACCAAGATCGATTCCAATAATTTTTGACATGATGTGTTCTATGTAATAGGGTATAAAATATATAATGAATATCAGCTTTTTCTGTGTTATGTAGCACATAGCACGTATAAGTGACAGGTGCTATATTAATCATTTTTTTTTATTTTGCAAGAGATTTTTAAAAATGTAAAAGCAAAAATATAAAAATAACTTGTTTTATCTCATTTAGAGCTGTATAGTAGTTATATCTAAAACAAAATATATGGTAATATAAAAAAGAATTATTGGTTTATACTAACCAAAAAATCTAACAACAATGTAATAACAAAAAACAACAAAAAACAACAAAAAACAATGAAAACAATGAAATTATTGATAATGAATATACTATTCATTACAATGACTATGTTGTCATGTCGTCATAATGATGATGTGACTCAGAATGATATTTATGTTACTGAATCTTTTTCAGTAGCATCTAAGGTATCTGTATCTGGTGCTACTTCAACTTATGAAGTAAAGCCAGAAATAACACAGCATGTTCTTCATTTTAATGATGTACAGGCTGGCGCTACTGCTTATATGATAGCATCTTCAGCTCTTGCTAAGTATTATCATAATAATGATAGCTATCCATATGGACCAAATAGTAATAAGTTGGCTGAGATTACTTATCATGTTGGAGCGAATCCAACTATCAATAATCTCTATAATTATGCTGTTAATTATGACAATTCGTTCTTGTTGGCGAATAAATTAATTACTCTATCGAAGATAGAAATGATTAATTTTGTAAAAAATTCGCTGACAATGGATAGACCTGTAATAGTCAATAATACGGTCCTTGTATCAACTGTCAATTCTGAGAGCTTATATAGTAATCTCAGTTCCACCAATGGAGATTTATCTCCAAGTGGTAATATGAATATGGGAATAAAACCCAATTATATTAGTACATTAAATGAAAATAATAATACTATAAAAACGAATTTTATAGTTATTATTAAATTTGTTCAAACGACAGCGGACGGTAATGGAGTGGTTCATTATATTGACCCACTTGCTAGTGCCCATACTCCTAGTGATGTTAAGTACGTGTCTATGTTTAGACTACTAGACTCCATGAAATGGAGTCAAACTGATAATGATTATTCAGCCCTTGCTTTAGCAAGTCGTTAAGTAGAATTAATTATAAGATACCTCATGATTTCATGAGGTATTTTTTTATTGTCTATACTTGTTTTTGGTGATGTATTATGTATAGTAGAGCATATATTTATCTTCAATCATATTCTGTGAAACTTCTCTCTATTCAGTATACCAACATCGGTCCGTTTCAAGATCAGACTATCACTATCAAACCAAAAAATGGATCGTATATTATCAAAGCACCCATCGGGTCAGGAAAATCTGTCTTGTTTTTTGATGGGCCAATTTTTGCTCTCTATAGAAAAAGTAGTAGACCATTATTGAATATGAAGTCTCAAAAAGGAGAAGTGGTTATAGAATTTGAACATGAAGGAATGCGTTATTGTATTCAGAGAATCCTTACAAAAACAAAAACGTGAGAATCTATTAAATCTAAATTGCGACAAAAATTATCTTCCTGACAGCAGATGAATGATTCTGATCCGATTGTGCATATTGGTTCAGTACAAGCGTTTGAATTGCCTCATGGTTATGAGATGGTAGAGTTCAAAAATGAGACTGATCTTCAAAAGCTTTTAGATGATCTTCTTCCTCGTAAGGAAGTTCTTCTAGGAACCTATTTTCTTATGCAAGATAGTACCAATATTTTTGAGCTTCCTCCACAAGAAAGATTGAATATTTTTAAGAGTGTATTCGATTTGCTTGGTATTGATGAGACTAAGGAAAAAATTGGAGAAGAGAAGAGAGAAATATCTGCGATGATAAAGGCTCGTAGTGATGCTTCATGATATGATACCAAATTACAGAACTCATTGAAACAGATACTCTCTTTACGAGGAAGTGTCCAAGAGATGTTGCGTTTGTACGAATGAGAACATCTTGCTGATGAACGAAGAGTATTTATAAACGAGCAACAACTTTTGATTGATAAAATCATGATTGAACATTTTGCTTTGCCAAAATTATTTGATACTCAAGTGATATATGATGCTATTGCATCGTTACAAGAACGTTATCATAGATTACAAACTACTCAAGATATTACTTATAAAAGTCTTCGTGAACAGCAACTTTTTATTCAAGAATTGCAAAAAAAATCTGAATGAGTAACTCAAAAAATCCATCATATAGAACAATTGCTTTCTGTTCAACAAACTTTGAATTATGAGGATATACAAAGTGCATTACTTCTTTTACAAGAGCAACAGTCACAATTATGGAATGAACATCAATCTCAACAGATCTATAGTATCTTATGATCTTTAACTCTACAACATTCTCAGGATATTTTTGGAGGAATATTGTGATCTGATTTTCCAACAGTCTACCGTGTTGTACAACACTATATTAATCTGTGAAAAGAATATAAATATCGTCTCCAATCATTTGTTGATAAAAGACAATTGATTGAACAACAACTCACCCAACTCTGACAACAGATTCTCCAATCTCAGCAATCACTGGCAAATTTTCAGAAAGTAGCGTCAGAACAATCTTTGTTTTTTTGTGATAAAATCGAAGGGAACTGTCCTTATGTTGATCTTATTAACACCAGTATTGCTAAAAAGAATCAAGAACAACTCACTACTTTGACTGCACATCATCAGGTATTGTTGAAACAACAATGAGATTTGCAAGTGCAATGAGAGGAAATTCAGAATAATGCTGAATATCAGCAACTTGAACACGACCTTAATCTCTTGATACAAGTCATTAAACAACTTGACCGAAAATGAATTGAAGCTACGATGCA
It encodes:
- a CDS encoding hypothetical protein (RecF/RecN/SMC N terminal domain), translated to MYSRAYIYLQSYSVKLLSIQYTNIGPFQDQTITIKPKNGSYIIKAPIGSGKSVLFFDGPIFALYRKSSRPLLNMKSQKGEVVIEFEHEGMRYCIQRILTKTKTGESIKSKLRQKLSSGQQMNDSDPIVHIGSVQAFELPHGYEMVEFKNETDLQKLLDDLLPRKEVLLGTYFLMQDSTNIFELPPQERLNIFKSVFDLLGIDETKEKIGEEKREISAMIKARSDASGYDTKLQNSLKQILSLRGSVQEMLRLYEGEHLADERRVFINEQQLLIDKIMIEHFALPKLFDTQVIYDAIASLQERYHRLQTTQDITYKSLREQQLFIQELQKKSEGVTQKIHHIEQLLSVQQTLNYEDIQSALLLLQEQQSQLWNEHQSQQIYSILGSLTLQHSQDIFGGILGSDFPTVYRVVQHYINLGKEYKYRLQSFVDKRQLIEQQLTQLGQQILQSQQSLANFQKVASEQSLFFCDKIEGNCPYVDLINTSIAKKNQEQLTTLTAHHQVLLKQQGDLQVQGEEIQNNAEYQQLEHDLNLLIQVIKQLDRKGIEATMQTWNDFELKIKSSQQQLNRVQEQHQALLQQKEQLVSLQTEQLSIQEQYHNACMREKELKQEGEQSKTLLSSLPSLGQLHNDTMTLQQFVKYVEQGAQVISDYKENILVIKQLKQKEKMLSDLYTVFSKELLLLVIQSNLPKIQDLMNAYLSQTVDYQLNMDIDKKSAATDTLELFVKIIDQHGDRQVESLSGGQKVILKLVWMIAISFVTNAPMLFLDETINNLDGDTVAKVADMITNFIKTKGPNFQFYVITHSQQIQEMGIWDGIVEL
- the dnaK2 gene encoding Chaperone protein dnaK2, with translation MSKIIGIDLGTTNSAVAHLVNGKSEIIANAEGLRTTPSIVYIKGDELLVGELAKRKAVLEPQNVVYEVKRFIGMKYDEVKTEAERMPYKTKKGKDGGVLIVIDDKEYKPEQISSFVLKKLKEDAEKFLGTTINSAVITVPAYFNDSQRNATKAAGEIAGLKVERIINEPTAAALNYGEGKNKDEKICVFDLGGGTFDVTMMEIGSEGTYQVLSTSGDTHLGGAVWDERIIDFILAEFKAKEGIDLSDNAMAMQRIKDEAESAKKQLSVTERVDITIPFITMSVDGKPRNLDVTLTKAKFEELCKDLFEKTKKPVEAALSDSGLSKSDVNDVVLVGGSTRMPQVITIVKDIFNKEPKSTVNPDEAVALGAAIQGGIIQGDVQDILLLDVTPLSLATEVEGGLAHVMIPRNTTIPAKKSNIFTNAVDNQPSATVHVTQGERQFAKDNKSLGMFNIDLPAKRRGEAQIEVTFDIDANGILNVSAKELSTGQEQKVTIQGATGISDEEIASAKADAERFAEEDKKKREMVEANNRLESTIYQLERMLEENKDKIPESDQENIKTLISEGKRIKDNADATKEEVEAMIDKIEKEMQDMAGKYQAANNASDASPADMVEDESSVDGEVIDADK